The Cryptococcus deuterogattii R265 chromosome 3, complete sequence genome has a segment encoding these proteins:
- a CDS encoding RNA binding protein: protein MSAPTENVSTNGVAPETQQFAADSQTPSAPAEPNVKVYFGKIARGTSEDQLREFVESAGEVSILSIHEKTTYRGYAYFAFATYKDIESAKKAVELNGKELNGRPVIVEYGKSDEEAAADREARIEKRKEARKARDAKKKAETTAAGATEGEAQDAEGQQEGEAKEAAPRAKKPRARKPKRRQPGEGDDEAHEGEESASKARIDAEGSDEAGEASQEKKAAKPRQPRKPREKKLQISEEDSEATIFVANLPFSVDDAALTSIFNDLSIQVKKAKVAVRTFRRGNERRVSSKGFGFVDLEDPSQREEAVQKVDGTLVEGRNITAKVAKVMKPIEQEAAAATEGEQPDALTAENIEKA, encoded by the exons ATGTCCGCTCCTACTGAGAACGTGTCCACCAACGGGGTTGCTCCCGAGACCCAGCAGTTTGCTGCCGACTCTCAGactccttctgctcctgctgAACCTAATGTCAAG GTTTACTTTGGCAAGATTGCCCGAGGC ACGAGCGAGGACCAGCTCCGAGAGTTTGTTGAGTCTGCCGGCGAGGT ttccatcctttcaaTCCACGAAAAGACTACCTACCGTGGCTATGCTTATTTCGCCTTCGCTACCTACAAGGACATCGAAAGCGCCAAGAAGGCCGTCGAGCTTAACGGCAAGG AACTTAACGGTCGGCCTGTGATTGTCGAGTACGGCAAGTCTGATGAGGAGGCTGCTGCCGACCGCGAAGCTAGGATTGAGAAGCGCAAGGAGGCCAGGAAGGCGAGGGatgccaagaagaaggctgaaaccactgctgctggtgcCACCGAGGGTGAGGCCCAGGATGCTGAGGGTCAACAGGAGGGTGAGGCGAAGGAGGCTGCTCCTAGGGCCAAGAAGCCTAGGGCCAGG AAGCCCAAGCGACGCCAGCCCGGAGAGGGTGATGACGAGGCTCATGAGGGCGAGGAAAGTGCCTCCAAGGCTAGGATTGATGCGGAGGGTAGTGATGAGGCCGGTGAGGCTTctcaggagaagaaggctgccAAGCCTAGGCAACCCAGGAAGCCCcgcgagaagaagctccAGATTTCTGAGGAGGACTCTGAG GccaccatcttcgtcgCAaatctccccttctccgTCGACGATGCCGCTCTTACCTCCATTTTCAACGACCTCTCCATTCAGgtcaagaaggccaaggtcGCTGTCAGAACCTTTAGGCGAGGCAATGAAAGGAGAGTCTCTTCCAAGGGCTTCGGTTTCGTCGACCTTGAAGACCCTAGCCAGCGAGAGGAGGCTGTCCAGAAGGTTGATGGGACTTTGGTCGAAGGTAGAAACATTACTGCCAAGGTCGCCAAGGTGATGAAGCCCATTGAGCAagaggctgctgctgccaccGAGGGGGAACAGCCCGACGCTCTCACTGCTGAGAACATTGAAAAG GCCTAG
- a CDS encoding transaldolase has protein sequence MGQELIGDTDRKIRQEGHPLHPGPCPCPDYPTKAFDKDAITSHARAYDKAFQAEGISRDRYCIKVPATSAGVQAAKILNEEGIRTLGTSLFSLAQAIACSQAGMLSISPYYNEVRAHVDYNLWPDVADPATQHPMSFRMRHIRETYDRLAKETGKVQPLIKAASFITAREAMAMPELGADHATILVGCMEDLCSTSRLPEYRKGGEWQVRVRSELDKPNVKWATWSAPEPSVSKKRMVEMAKADPLSTLMEKDWKMASTDVDYLADGVLDKYNEEDEVTKVRLSDALELFKGGEEESRVEIERLQKLYA, from the exons ATGGGTCAAGAGCTAATTGGGGATACAGACCGCAAGATTCGCCAAGAGGGTCATCCCTTACATCCAGGGCCGTGTCCTTGCCCAGACTACCCTACTAAGGCTTTTGACAAGGACGCTATCACTTCCCACGCCCGTGCTTACGACAAGGCCTTCCAAGCTGAGGGTATCTCTCG TGATCGATACTGCATTAAAGTACCCGCCACTAGTGCCGGTGTTCAGGCAGCGAAGATTCTCAACGAAGAGGGTATCAGGACCCTCGGTACCtcgctcttctcccttgctCAAGCTATCGCTTGCTCTCAAGCCGGCATGCTCTCCATTAGCCCCTACTACAACG AGGTGCGAGCCCATGTTGATTACAATCTTTGGCCCGACGTGGCAGACCCTGCTACTCAGCATCCCATGTCCTTCCGCATGAGACACATTCGCGAAACCTATGATCGACTGGCCAAGGAGACAGGTAAAGTCCAGCCTCTCATCAAGGCAGCGTC GTTCATCACAGCGCGCGAAGCCATGGCCATGCCAGAACTTGGTGCGGACCACGCTACTATACTCGTCGGCTGCATGGAAGACCTTTGCTCGACTTCTCGCTTGCCAGAGTATCGTAAAGGCGGAGAGTGGCAGGTTCGAGTTCGCTCAGAGCTCGACAAACCTAACGTAAAGTGGGCCACTTGGTCTGCTCCCGAGCCCTCTGtttcgaagaagaggatggtcGAAATGGCAAAGGCAGACCCATTGAGCACtctgatggaaaaggactGGAAGATGGCGAGCACTGACGTAGACTATTTGGCCGATGGAGTCTTGGATAAGTAtaatgaggaggatgaggttaCTAAAGTTCGCTTGAGCGATGCTTTGGAGCTCTtcaagggtggagaggaggagtcGAGGGTAGAGATCGAAAGATTGCAGAAATTGTATGCTTAA
- a CDS encoding translation initiation factor, which translates to MSPSPPEFEASDAYLALLARLARTEAQVSALSAQVATLSDLVRSAIPARTTSNLPAPSPPKRPVFSPFDSDPPLTAAPSAFSAQPNSYLSAPPKTPTGTSPAQQSAPSISALTQQITALSTSVAQLQRLQHSQTQQQSLTRQPSSSLAPSLHPQSSQQAVQQQLGSSSLGGDRHPGSLSLGVPRLPSGGIDSFLGNNGPLTMPNSQPGGVSGTNPSSMPFGRAPSPNPNRPGMNRSFSSSVVQADGRGAHGHGQGHNYSGSGSHGHAHLSPGHLSLGGHGHQHQLGHGHGLHSHGPSALSRDWPSPGGQQQVQSGQKDGSTTPGGAAAPGGGIVVSKWEHLNLKVDLLRSVSKYGIGPPNKIQTRVLPFMIKGSDIIAQAPPTTERIISYVIPALHICQSLPPPSGPYAGPAVVIITTTVDQAMQCHKLVRGVGGPIGIRSAVAAGAAGSSNVQNEIAQMQRDQIHLLVGTPAKICEVMTARGGLGGGEVRLLILDEVDQLIARNLYENVLNVVKHLPPPRGFGGALTPGGPPPAFSPGLASPYDAGQNSPFNPASKTPFPNPNASHHPSRFGAPGQSAVGSSGSGAGAVGAGAGGGTGAGGESATSGGLSAAGSASTNGNGIERQTCLFSNTIPTDVINFSQSLQVRDPVRVLVRREGGANSQESVSSVTPGVNLKHTYVYLTITGNAQQSGVAPVSVDVGPGTIGSGRIQHGQQGGKTSQQLSEEQTRAKEYKLDMLVKILDDYPLWQAIVHVGSFAMLEAVVYKLQTRNWETLYLTPEMPNAQKKAILQQWRISVSGSGPRFLVVFDVNVKPPEVPWSPLVINFDLPRSVEGYAQRAAAAVPPASATGSNGGNGGGGGGGKKNRGEGRGEGRAEGGGSQGQGQGQSGQVNGVIVSFVQAAGGDVEMLRSTECAYRFKSAEIPTVFHDLFQH; encoded by the exons ATGTCACCCTCTCCCCCCGAGTTCGAGGCCTCTGACGCGtacctcgccctcctcgcccGGCTCGCCCGTACGGAGGCGCAGGTCTCCGCCCTCTCTGCGCAGGTAGCCACACTTTCCGACCTCGTGCGTTCTGCCATCCCCGCCCGCACCACCAGCAACCTCCCCGCCCCCTCCCCGCCCAAGCGGCCCGTCTTCTCCCCCTTTGACTCTGATCCCCCACTTACCGCTGCTCCCTCGGCGTTCTCCGCCCAGCCCAACAGCTATCTCTCGGCCCCACCCAAGACACCCACCGGCACTTCCCCTGCCCAGCAGTCCGCcccctccatctccgccCTCACCCAGCAGATCACCGCGCTCTCCACTTCTGTGGCCCAGCTTCAGCGTCTGCAGCACTCGCAGACACAGCAGCAGTCTCTTACTCGCCAACCGTCGTCCTCTCTCGCACCGTCTCTCCACCCACAATCATCGCAGCAGGCAgtccagcagcagcttggCTCCTCTAGTCTTGGTGGTGACAGACATCCGGGGTCTTTGTCCCTCGGCGTACCCCGCCTACCATCTGGCGGAATTGACAGTTTCCTCGGTAATAATGGTCCGCTGACAATGCCAAACTCGCAACCCGGCGGAGTGAGCGGCActaacccttcttccatgcCTTTCGGCCGCGCCCCGTCTCCCAACCCAAACCGACCGGGGATGAACCGTTCTTTCTCCAGCTCTGTCGTCCAGGCTGATGGAAGGGGCGCGCACGGTCATGGGCAGGGACATAACTACAGTGGCAGTGGCAGCCACGGACATGCTCATCTATCGCCTGGCCACCTGTCCTTGGGTGGACATGGGCACCAGCATCAGCTTGGACATGGTCATGGGCTTCATAGCCATGGACCTAGTGCGCTGAGTAGGGATTGGCCAAGTCCCGGTGGTCAGCAGCAAGTCCAGTCCGGGCAAAAAGATGGGTCGACTACACCTGGAGGAGCAGCGGCACCCGGTGGAGGGATCGTGGTGAGTAAATGGGAGCATCTGAACTTGAAAGTCGATCTGTTGAGATCAGTCTCCAAGTACGG AATCGGTCCTCCCAACAAGATTCAAACAAGAGTCTTGCCGTTTATGATTAAAGGTTCCGACATTATCGCCCAAGCTCCTCCCACTACTGAACGAATCATCTCCTA TGTCATTCCCGCGCTGCATATTTGCCAGAGTCTGCCTCCTCCGTCTGGACCTTATGCCGGTCCAGCGGTGGTGATCATTACCACGACCGTTGATCAAGCTATGCAATGCCATAAAC TGGTGCGAGGTGTGGGTGGGCCGATAGGTATCCGCTCAGCCGTTGCAGCTGGTGCAGCGGGATCCAGCAACGTCCAAAATGAGATTGCGCAAATGCAGAGAGATCAAATTCATTTGCTTGTTGGTACACCCGCCAAGATCTGCGAGGTTATGACTGCGCGAGGTGGATTAGGCGGAGGGGAAGTAAGATTATTGATC CTTGATGAAGTCGACCAGCTCATTGCTCGAAATTTATATGAAAATGTTTTGAACGTTGTCAAGCActtgcctcctcctcgcgGCTTTGGCGGTGCGCTCACCCCTGGTGGACCGCCCCCCGCCTTCTCTCCGGGGCTTGCAAGCCCGTACGACGCGGGCCAGAATTCGCCGTTCAACCCTGCGAGCAAGACGCCGTTCCCGAATCCTAATGCCTCTCATCACCCTTCACGATTTGGTGCTCCTGGACAGAGTGCGGTCGGATCTTCTGGttctggtgctggtgcagTTGGAGCTGGAGCAGGCGGTGGAACGGGAGCAGGAGGGGAATCAGCGACGAGTGGAGGATTGTCTGCCGCAGGAAGCGCCAGTACCAACGGTAATGGTATCGAACGACAAACATGTTTGTTCTCCAATACCATCCCTACCGACGTGATCAACttttctcaatctcttcaagtACGTGACCCTGTCCGCGTCCTCGTTCGTCGCGAAGGGGGAGCCAACTCTCAGGAATCCGTTTCCTCCGTTACACCCGGTGTCAACCTTAAACACACCTATGTCTACCTGACCATCACCGGTAACGCGCAGCAATCGGGTGTGGCACCCGTCTCTGTCGACGTTGGCCCCGGCACGATCGGTTCCGGACGGATCCAGCACGGTCAACAAGGTGGTAAAACCTCTCAGCAATTGAGCGAGGAACAAACAAGAGCAAAAGAGTATAAACTCGACATGCTCGTCAAGATCCTGGACGATTATCCTCTTTGGCAAGCCATCGTCCACGTCGGCAGTTTCGCCATGCTCGAAGCAGTCGTCTACAAACTCCAAACTCGCAATTGGGAAACGCTCTACCTCACACCAGAGATGCCAAATGCGCAGAAAAAGGCAATCTTGCAACAATGGAGGATCTCCGTCTCTGGCAGTGGACCGAGGTTTTTGGTGGTGTTTGATGTGAATGTGAAACCGCCAGAAGTACCATGGTCGCCGCTGGTGATCAACTTTGATTTGCCGAGGAGTGTGGAAGGTTATGCGCAGAGGGCGGCAGCCGCTGTACCCCCGGCTTCTGCTACAGGTAGTAATGGTGGTAacgggggaggaggaggaggggggaAGAAAAATAGAGGAGAAGGCCGTGGAGAGGGACGAgctgaaggaggaggaagccaaggacaaggacagGGGCAAAGTGGACAGGTGAATGGCGTAATTGTCAGCTTTGTACAAGCTGCAGGCGGTGATGTAGAGATGCTCCGAAGTACCGAATGCGCTTATCGGTTCAAG TCTGCGGAGATTCCGACAGTATTCCATGATCTTTTCCAGCATTAG
- a CDS encoding sugar transporter, with protein MSIIPPSSPGSDHSFPMSSGDKPEKFQQVDHLEDVDVEDSRGQDIRNRNRNVSAKIQNPLFGLSKAKLYSMADQFSSDHGFENKQDLFRRAALLSQRPNEAEDIPELTEEDKYCIRREKTNRWDQTRALYFLVIVCSIGSAIQGWDNTGANGANLSFPIEFGIADNTWLVGMVNSAPSITVGAVSAMLTDPINYYIGRRGTIFVTGLFCVFPVLCQAFTRNWWELFICRILLGVGMGMKITTIPIMTAETAPASIRGALVMSFQLWVAFGIFFGFCSNLMFYQIGRIAWRVQLAAAFVPAVPLLLLIWFVPESPRWLMKKMRYREAFASFCRLRKFEIQAARDMFYAHCQLEEEREAFKGTTYFSRFKDLFVQPRLRRANLASWVVMISQQLCGINIMSFYSSTIFSEAGYDTRQCLLASFGFGLVNTIFAFPAIWTIDTFGRRNLLLTTFPCMALMLFWAGSMFFMDESNSARVPVLALAIYLFTAFYSPGMGPVPFVYAAEAQPLTHREIGMSWAVQQNNMWAAVLGLTFPSMLVAMKPWGAFYFYAGTNLLAWVLIFFFTPETAQRTLEELDYVFAVPVPVFAKYQATKWLPWVIKRYIFFRKGAHLEPLYKLEGVATEGTVVERFH; from the exons ATGTCTatcatccctccttcctcccctgGGAGTGATCACTCTTTCCCAATGAGCTCGGGAGATAAACCTGAGAAGTTTCAGCAAGTCGATCatcttgaagatgtcgaTGTCGAGGATAGTCGGGGGCAAGACATCCGTAACAGAAATCGCAATGTCAGCGCCAA GATCCAAAACCCCCTATTCGGTCTTTCAAAGGCCAAACTTTACAGCATGGCTGATCAGTTTAGCTCCGACCATGGCTTCGAAAACAAGCAAGATCTTTTTAGGCGTGCAGCTCTTTTGTCCCAGCGACCCAATGAGGCTGAAGATATCCCAGAACTtacggaagaagataagTATTGTATTAGGCGAGAAAAGACCA ACCGCTGGGATCAAACTCGAGCTCTTTACTTCCTTGTAATCGTCTGCAGTATCGGAAGTGCCATCCAAGGATGGGACAA CACGGGAGCCAATGGTGCGAACCTCTCTTTCCCGATAGAATTTGGGATTGCAGACAACACGTGGTTGG TCGGAATGGTTAACTCTGCCCCCTCTATCACCGTCGGTGCTGTATCTGCCATGCTCACTGACCCAATCAACTACTACATCGGCCGCCGTGGTACTATTTTTGTGACCGGTCTCTTCTGTGTCTTCCCCGTACTCTGCCAAGCATTCACTAGGAACTGGTGGGAGCTATTCATCTGTCGGATCCTCCTGGGTGTGGGCATGGGTATGAAGATCACCACGATCCCGATCATGACGGCAGAAAC TGCTCCGGCGTCCATCAGAGGTGCTTTGGTTATGTCTTTCCAACTTTGGGTTGCCTTTGGTATCTTTTTTGGTTTCTGCTCCAACCTGATGTTCTATCAAATCGGTCGTATTGCTTGGCGAGTCCAGTTAGCTGCCGCCTTTGTTCCAGCGGtgccccttctccttctta TCTGGTTTGTACCGGAGTCTCCCAGatggttgatgaagaagatgaggtaCAGAGAAGCCTTTGCCTCTTTCTGCAGGCTTAGAAAGTTTGAGATCCAAGCGGCGCGAGACATG TTCTATGCCCATTGTcaacttgaagaagagcgtgAGGCCTTCAAAGGCACCACGTACTTTTCACGCTTCAAGGACTTGTTTGTTCAGCCTCGTTTGAGGAGGGCCAACTTGGCTAGTTGGGTCGTGATGATTTCCCAACAGCTTTGTGGAATCAACATCATGT CCTTCTATTCgtccaccatcttctcagaGGCTGGTTATGATACTCGTCAATGTCTGCTCGCATCTTTCGGTTTCGGGTTGGTCAACACCATCTTCGCTTTCCCCGCTATCTGGACAATCGATACCTTTGGTCGGCGtaaccttcttctcactaCCTTCCCTTGTATGGCTCTCATGCTTTTCTGGGCGGGATCCATGTTCTTCATGGACGAATCCAACTCTGCTCGAGTACCCGTCCTTGCTTTGGCAATTTATCTTTTTACCGCTTTTTACTCCCCCGGTATGGGCCCGGTGCCATTTGTCTACGCCGCCGAGGCTCAGCCTCTCACACATCGAGAGATTGGTATGAGTTGGGCTGTGCAACAGAACAACATGTGGGCAGCCGTTCTTGGTCTTACATTCCCAAGTATGTTGGTGGCAATGAAACCTTGGGGAGCATTCTATTTCTACGCGGGCACAAACCTTCTAGCTTGGGTcttaatcttcttctttacgCCCGAGACTGC CCAGCGAACCCTTGAAGAACTTGACTACGTCTTTGCTGTTCCTGTCCCAGTCTTTGCAAAGTACCAAGCGACAAAGTGGCTTCCTTGGGTCATTAAGCGATACATATTCTTCCGCAAAGGAGCTCACCTTGAACCGTTGTACAAGCTTGAAGGTGTCGCGACTGAGGGGACGGTGGTGGAAAGGTTCCACTAG
- a CDS encoding ribosomal protein L24 has translation MASSLGLASDRRKSRKAHFSASSGLKRKLMSSPLSKELRKEHNARSIPIRKDDEVLIVRGKYKGREGKVTQVYRKKWVIHVDRVHIEKSNAATSPVGIHPSNVVITSLKLDKDRRAILERKGSKKSGDVEMTE, from the exons ATGGCGTCTTCTTTGG GCCTCGCTTCTGACCGCCGCAAGTCGCGCAAGGCGCActtctctgcctcttccgGCCTCAAGAGGAAGCTCATGTCTTCCCCCTTGTCCAAGGAGCTCCGAAAGGAGCACAAC GCCCGatccatccccatcagGAAGGACGACGAGGTTTTGATTGTCCGAGGAAAGTACAAGGGCCGAGAGGGCAAGGTCACCCAG GTCTacaggaagaagtgggTCATCCACGTCGACCGAGTCCACATTGAGAAGAGCAACGCTGCTACTTCCCCTGTTGGCATCCACCCCTCCAACGTTGTCATCACCTCCCTCAAG CTCGACAAGGACCGACGAGCTATCCTCGAGCGCAAGGGCAGCAAGAAGTCTGGTGACGTCGAGATGACCGAGTAG
- a CDS encoding chromosome transmission fidelity protein 1 produces the protein MTNRLAKSATPSLSTPETFPFPYPKPYDIQLDLMRVVFRAIEDGKIAIVESPTGTGKSLSLLTSTLTWLSQHQARLDTDAEASLREQFAADDPDDPPWVIAHAVKARMNELKVVQQEREERLEKARRKEMRMRREGGLGAFKHGPGGGKRIRMGDEEVGKGKTGEIKEDDFLPEDEEKYNEDGPYLSREVRELMSKFELTRTSRKEEDEDEEDVPKVYYTSRTHTQLRQLTSELLKTSFANYDPMPEYPSAEAPSHGVSLVPLGSRKQLCINEKVRALARKGGDERMNEACLDMQKPGKGRCEFLPAKTDEIMMLDARDMILASVKDIEDIVALGKKSCVCPYYATRKAVKQSQIVTLPYNLLLQKNAREALGINLKNQVVVIDEAHNLIDTILSVYSTTLTSVNLANAVSQLQQYLQRFKSRLKSKHSLWIQQVLSLLQGLIRVCDKFIQGAKSQVKGDKPVGMPKTEVIDANTLMGRIGGGSDQVNPIELVAYLKASKLARKISGFSEHVAEQASLKNAKIPRSATARHASITAFHIVESFLLSLVDAKDDGRILLSIDDLNKSEPVVVIKYILLNPSERFKEVIEDARSVVLAGGTMEPITDFLQQLFPSIPKDRLLTLSCSHVIPKENLLTQVVSVGPRKSEFEFKFGNRNDEALLTDLGAVLQAIIGVIPDGIVVFLPSYAFLDKVKAFWMKSGLLQRLGERKQLFYEPQKSGDVETILRDYALAITSCHATSAACQKSRKTGALMFAVVGGKLSEGINFSDNLGRCVIMVGLPFANVGSVELRERMQYVETIPGAGQGASREMYENLCMRAVNQSIGRAIRHANDYATILLVDKRYANPRIRNKLPKWIGEDVRMPQDFGGVARGVATFFKEKKDRGLHNFIFPSQ, from the exons ATGACAAACCGACTGGCCAAATCTGCgactccttctctctctacACCAGAgacattcccattcccatatCCTAAGCCCTATGACATCCAGCTAGACTTGATGCGCGTGGTCTTTAGGGCCATcgaagatgggaagataGCAATC GTCGAATCGCCTACAGGGACGGGTAaatccctctcccttttgACGTCAACTTTAACTTGGCTATCTCAGCATCAAGCAAGGCTCGACACAGATGCCGAAGCCTCCCTTCGAGAACAATTTGCAGCTGACGATCCCGATGATCCACCATGGGTCATTGCGCATGCTGTCAAGGCAAGGATGAATGAGCTCAAGGTTGTGCAgcaggagagagaggaaaggctGGAAAAAGcccgaagaaaagagatgaggatgagaagggaggGTGGGTTAGGAGCGTTTAAACATGGGCCAGgaggtgggaagaggattaggatgggagatgaggaagtagggaaaggaaagactggggaaatcaaagaagatgatttcTTGcccgaggatgaagaaaaataTAATGAAGACGGGCCTTATTTGTCACGAGAGGTGCGCGAACTGATGAGCAA GTTCGAGCTCACAAGGACTTCGcgtaaagaagaagatgaagatgaggaagatgtgCCAAAG GTGTACTACACTTCACGTACTCACACACAACTCCGTCAACTGACTTCCGAACTTCTCAAAACATCATTTGCCAACTATGATCCTATGCCAGAATATCCCTCAGCTGAAGCACCGTCACATGGCGTCAGCTTAGTTCCTTTAGGAAGCCGTAAACAGCTGTGTATAAATGAAAAGGTTCGGGCATTAGCTAGAAAGGGCGGTGATGAGAGGATGAACGAGGCATGTTTGGATATGCAAAAGCCGG GTAAAGGAAGGTGTGAATTTTTACCAGCAAAAACGGACGAAATAATGATGCTTGACGCACGAGACATGATCTTG GCGTCCGTAAAAGACATCGAAGATATTGTGGCGTTAGGGAAAAAATCTTGTGTTTGCCCATACTATGCTACCCGAAAGGCTGTAAAGCAGAGCCAG ATTGTTACTCTACCATATAACTTGCTTCTTCAGAAGAATGCACGTGAAGCCTTGGGAATAAACCTCAAGAACCAAGTAGTAGTTATTGATGAAGCCCATA ATTTGATAGACACCATCCTGTCGGTCTATTCTACCACTCTCACGTCAGTTAATCTTGCCAACGCAGTATCCCAACTCCAACAATATCTACAACGTTTCAAATCGCGTTTGAAGTCCAAACACTCTTTGTGGATTCAGCAGGTTTTGAGCTTGCTCCAAGGTCTAATCCGCGTCTGCGACAAGTTTATCCAAGGTGCCAAATCCCAAGTGAAGGGAGACAAGCCGGTAGGAATGCCTAAAACAGAAGTTATTGATGCAAATACTCTTATGGGGAGGATTGGGGGCGGAAGTGATCAAGTGAACCCTATAGAGCTAGTGGCTTATCTTAAGGCGAGTAAGTTGGCGAGAAAGATAAGTGGTTTTTCCGAGCATGTGGCGGAGCAAGCTTCTTTAAAAA ACGCCAAGATCCCACGAAGTGCTACGGCTCGACATGCTTCGATAACTGCCTTTCACATTGTTGAATCCTTCCTGTTATCCCTCGTAGATGCGAAGGACGATGGCAGGATCCTCTTGTCCATTGATGATTTGAATAAATCAGAGCCGGTTGTTGTCATCAAATACATCTTACTGAATCCCTCTGAGAGGTTCAAGGAAGTGATCGAAGATGCTAGGAGCGTAGTCTTAGCTGGTGGTACAATGGAACCT ATAACGGATTTCTTGCAAcaactcttcccttctATACCTAAAGACCGCCTCTTGACTCTTTCCTGCTCACATGTCATACCAAAAGAGAATCTTCTCACTCAAGTCGTCAGTGTGGGTCCGAGGAAAAGCGAATTTGAGTTCAAGTTCGGTAATAGGAATGACGAGGCTTTA TTAACCGATCTGGGAGCAGTCTTACAAGCTATAATAGGTGTGATACCAGACGGTATCGTTGTCTTCCTCCCGTCGTACGCATTCTTAGATAAAGTGAAAGCTTTTTGGATGAAATCGGGATTGTTGCAAAGATTAGGTGAGCGTAAGCAG TTGTTCTACGAGCCTCAAAAGTCTGGTGACGTTGAAACTATTCTTCGTGATTATGCTCTGGCTATCACATCT TGTCATGCGACATCTGCCGCTTGTCAGAAGTCCCGTAAAACAGGTGCCCTTATGTTTGCTGTCGTCGGCGGTAAACTTTCAGAAG GTATCAACTTTTCGGATAATCTTGGCCGCTGCGTCATCATGGTCGGCCTTCCGTTCGCCAATGTCGGCTCAGTTGAACTCAGAGAACGTATGCAATACGTCGAAACCATTCCTGGTGCCGGCCAAGGGGCCTCGAGGGAAATGTATGAGAATCTCTGTATGAGGGCTGTCAATCAGTCCATCG GCCGAGCCATCAGACACGCCAATGATTATGCCACAATCCTACTCGTCGATAAACGCTACGCAAATCCTCGTATCCGTAATAAACTTCCGAAGTGGATTGGGGAAGACGTAAGGATGCCGCAAGACTTTGGAGGAGTTGCCAGAGGGGTGGCGACATTTTttaaggaaaagaaggacagaGGATTGCATAATTTTATT TTTCCATCCCAGTAA